One Planctomycetota bacterium genomic region harbors:
- a CDS encoding dTDP-4-dehydrorhamnose 3,5-epimerase, with product MRLNPTPLSGLFVVEIEPIADARGFFARTWCGQTFASQGLPASLAQCSVSVNPKRATLRGLHWQAAPHGETKIVRVTSGAIFDVAVDLRIDSPTFRLWFGVELTSSNRKSLCIGPGFAHGFITLAPDTEVLYMMDKPQHAGSARGARYNDAAFKIDWPLAPECLSERDANYPDFEVSHGL from the coding sequence ATGCGATTGAACCCCACGCCACTCTCGGGCCTCTTCGTCGTCGAGATCGAACCGATCGCCGACGCCCGCGGCTTCTTCGCCCGCACCTGGTGCGGCCAGACGTTCGCATCGCAAGGATTGCCGGCATCGCTCGCCCAGTGCAGCGTGTCCGTCAATCCGAAGCGCGCGACGCTGCGCGGCCTGCACTGGCAGGCGGCCCCGCACGGTGAAACGAAAATCGTCCGCGTCACCAGCGGCGCGATCTTCGACGTCGCGGTCGATCTGCGCATCGATTCGCCGACGTTTCGCCTATGGTTCGGCGTCGAGTTGACATCAAGCAATCGCAAGTCGCTGTGCATCGGACCCGGGTTCGCGCATGGGTTCATCACGCTCGCGCCCGACACGGAAGTGCTCTACATGATGGACAAACCGCAGCACGCCGGTTCAGCCCGCGGAGCGCGATACAACGATGCGGCGTTCAAGATCGACTGGCCGCTCGCACCGGAGTGTCTCAGCGAGCGGGATGCGAATTACCCGGATTTCGAGGTGAGTCATGGCCTCTGA
- a CDS encoding ATP-grasp domain-containing protein — MASDKPRILVAGVGGASLGTEVIKCLRLAGRYDIVGCDISPLAFGLFEPGVEAALVRREHYIEDVLALCKQHRIRAIVPGGEQPMSLLSEASDAFGAIGVPIAVNDPRVVAVCSDKSRCFDELARLNIAMPRTVSFDDAADLSKLADVPMPCVVKPATGSGGSRFVFLAADRAEAELYLQYIIRHAGRALAQEYIPLDEGEFTIGVLSLPSGQVVSVVSMKRLFHTKLSVSVATDFGLISSGYSQGLIDHFPQLEADARRLAESLGSTGPMNIQARVRGGRLIAFEINPRFSASTYLRACAGVNEIDLYLRHILDGASPTPPAITPGYYLRSLTETFTADGHAP, encoded by the coding sequence ATGGCCTCTGACAAGCCGCGCATTCTGGTCGCCGGCGTCGGCGGGGCCTCGCTCGGCACCGAGGTCATCAAATGTCTGCGTCTGGCCGGCCGGTACGACATCGTGGGTTGCGACATTTCGCCGCTGGCGTTCGGGCTTTTTGAGCCGGGCGTCGAAGCGGCGCTCGTGCGGCGCGAGCATTACATCGAGGATGTGCTCGCACTGTGCAAACAACATCGCATCCGCGCGATCGTGCCCGGCGGCGAGCAGCCCATGTCGCTGCTCAGCGAAGCGTCCGATGCGTTCGGCGCGATCGGCGTGCCCATCGCCGTCAACGACCCGCGCGTCGTCGCTGTCTGCTCCGACAAGAGCCGCTGCTTTGATGAGCTGGCGCGGCTGAACATCGCCATGCCGCGCACGGTTTCGTTCGATGACGCCGCCGACCTGTCGAAATTGGCGGATGTGCCCATGCCCTGCGTCGTCAAGCCCGCGACCGGGTCCGGGGGAAGCCGCTTCGTCTTCCTCGCCGCCGACCGCGCCGAGGCGGAGCTTTATCTTCAGTACATCATCCGTCACGCCGGCCGGGCCCTCGCGCAGGAGTACATTCCGCTTGACGAAGGCGAGTTCACGATCGGCGTGCTGAGTCTGCCGAGTGGACAAGTGGTGAGCGTGGTGAGCATGAAGCGACTGTTCCACACCAAGCTCTCCGTCAGCGTCGCCACCGATTTCGGCCTCATCTCCAGCGGATATTCGCAAGGACTCATCGATCATTTTCCGCAGCTTGAGGCGGATGCGCGCCGCCTTGCCGAGTCGCTGGGCTCGACGGGGCCGATGAATATTCAAGCCCGCGTGCGCGGCGGGCGATTGATCGCTTTTGAAATCAATCCTCGTTTCTCCGCTTCGACGTATCTTCGGGCGTGCGCGGGCGTGAACGAAATCGACCTGTATTTGCGGCATATTCTCGATGGCGCATCGCCGACCCCCCCGGCGATCACACCCGGTTATTATCTCCGCAGTCTGACCGAAACATTCACCGCCGACGGGCACGCCCCATGA
- a CDS encoding NAD-dependent epimerase/dehydratase family protein, with protein MTRWITDQLGTAPYEQVDSLSDCHILDVRDLVDRGGNTAGAVADLLHQGAAAMKSGRKVVVCCDRGMSRSNAIAAGVLAMTGSDTFSAAVERVLTATGETQIKPQMIEIVGRAGGLLPIRRRTSPTNVIVTGPALHPDDALMPALTAASLDTTMIEGAALSNAALLHLRTIECDAGTVLHLASPAVPHVNEAVGQTLSMLKNVLDVCVLNDLYLVYLSSAEVFSGLDHERVDERAPVRPRSTIGQTHALAEQLIDMHRAVHQLRAAVLRPGVVYGDPAPGSPPMFLRTFVQRAAENEAIVTHEYLNGEPALELLHIDDLRAAMIHTLLRQPDGVIHLGTAEAMTTRQIAEFIIGATGSASERRTLNLDDRASNIRLGFDRAEHELGWTAQIDPREGLRRYIALWNERNGRPHVG; from the coding sequence ATGACGCGCTGGATCACCGACCAACTCGGCACCGCGCCCTACGAGCAGGTTGACTCGCTGAGCGATTGCCACATTCTGGATGTGCGCGACCTGGTGGATCGCGGGGGCAACACGGCGGGCGCGGTTGCCGACCTACTTCATCAGGGCGCCGCGGCGATGAAGTCGGGGCGGAAGGTGGTTGTCTGCTGCGACCGGGGCATGTCGCGCTCCAATGCGATTGCGGCGGGCGTATTGGCGATGACCGGCAGCGATACGTTCAGTGCGGCCGTCGAGCGTGTGTTGACCGCCACCGGTGAAACGCAGATCAAACCGCAGATGATCGAAATCGTCGGGCGCGCCGGAGGATTATTGCCGATCCGCCGACGCACGTCGCCGACGAATGTCATCGTTACCGGCCCGGCGCTGCATCCGGATGATGCGCTCATGCCGGCGCTCACGGCCGCGTCGCTCGATACGACGATGATCGAAGGGGCCGCGCTGTCGAATGCGGCGCTGCTCCATTTGCGCACCATCGAATGCGATGCGGGGACGGTGCTGCATCTGGCTTCGCCGGCGGTGCCGCATGTCAATGAGGCGGTGGGTCAGACGCTTTCGATGCTCAAAAACGTGCTGGACGTGTGCGTGCTCAATGATCTGTATCTGGTTTACCTGAGCAGCGCGGAAGTGTTCAGCGGGCTGGACCACGAGCGCGTTGATGAACGCGCACCGGTGCGTCCGCGTTCGACGATCGGACAAACGCATGCGCTGGCCGAGCAGCTCATCGACATGCATCGCGCGGTGCATCAGCTTCGCGCGGCGGTGCTGCGGCCGGGCGTGGTGTACGGCGACCCGGCCCCCGGAAGCCCGCCGATGTTCTTGCGAACCTTCGTGCAGCGGGCGGCGGAGAACGAAGCGATCGTGACGCATGAATATCTCAACGGCGAGCCGGCGCTGGAGCTGCTGCACATCGATGACCTGCGTGCCGCGATGATTCATACGCTGCTGCGGCAGCCCGACGGGGTGATTCATCTGGGGACGGCGGAGGCGATGACCACGCGACAGATCGCCGAGTTCATCATCGGCGCGACCGGTTCGGCGAGCGAGCGGCGTACATTGAATCTCGATGACCGGGCCAGTAACATACGCCTTGGCTTTGACCGCGCGGAGCACGAGTTGGGCTGGACGGCCCAAATCGACCCCAGGGAGGGCCTGCGGCGGTACATCGCCCTGTGGAACGAAAGGAACGGACGCCCCCATGTCGGATGA
- a CDS encoding methyltransferase domain-containing protein has product MTGPVTYALALTARSTSWAGRPKSTPGRACGGTSPCGTKGTDAPMSDERSAELSRQKAIPWQRGKFYAAYETLVAEYIVRSALEHAKPPTLLDLACGNGMLTGMMAERFPFERIVAVDASEPIIAEARAAYPNFEFVHGMAEDIDEPGAFTTITMLNLLEHVMNPVDLLRSVSRNLADEGVLIVNVPNAMAANRRISKMMGSLTDEHELSPFDLDVAGHRRYYDMDLLKQHVTEAGLDIVTTGGVFYKILSQAQMNWLLEQKQWDEGVFGWGRVGAEKAKDWRKAFCDACYAYGKERPEECNMINIVAKRPAK; this is encoded by the coding sequence ATGACCGGGCCAGTAACATACGCCTTGGCTTTGACCGCGCGGAGCACGAGTTGGGCTGGACGGCCCAAATCGACCCCAGGGAGGGCCTGCGGCGGTACATCGCCCTGTGGAACGAAAGGAACGGACGCCCCCATGTCGGATGAACGCTCGGCTGAACTCTCGAGGCAAAAGGCCATCCCGTGGCAGCGCGGCAAGTTTTACGCGGCTTACGAAACGCTCGTCGCCGAGTACATCGTCCGCAGCGCGCTCGAGCACGCCAAGCCGCCGACGCTGCTGGATCTGGCCTGCGGCAACGGGATGCTGACGGGCATGATGGCCGAGCGGTTCCCCTTCGAGCGGATCGTCGCCGTCGATGCGTCGGAGCCGATCATCGCCGAGGCGCGGGCGGCGTATCCGAATTTCGAGTTCGTGCACGGCATGGCCGAGGACATCGACGAACCCGGCGCGTTCACCACGATCACGATGCTCAATCTGCTCGAACATGTGATGAACCCCGTCGATCTGCTGCGCTCGGTGAGCCGGAACCTCGCGGACGAGGGCGTCTTGATCGTCAATGTGCCCAACGCGATGGCGGCGAATCGGCGGATCTCGAAGATGATGGGATCGCTGACGGACGAGCACGAGCTTTCGCCCTTCGATCTCGATGTCGCCGGTCATCGGCGGTATTACGACATGGACCTGCTCAAGCAGCACGTGACCGAAGCCGGGCTCGACATCGTGACGACCGGCGGCGTGTTTTACAAGATTCTCTCGCAGGCGCAGATGAACTGGCTGCTGGAACAGAAGCAGTGGGACGAAGGCGTGTTCGGCTGGGGCCGCGTCGGGGCGGAGAAAGCCAAGGACTGGCGCAAGGCGTTCTGCGATGCGTGCTACGCGTACGGCAAGGAACGCCCTGAAGAATGCAACATGATCAACATCGTCGCCAAGCGCCCCGCCAAGTAA
- a CDS encoding cephalosporin hydroxylase — protein sequence MTSPASDNPPAADMTQMRRMGMNFLRDTAGIRYTYNFKWLGVPIIQCPQDIVSVQEILWSVKPDVVIETGVAHGGSLILSASILALLGGEGRVIGVDIDIRPHNRAVIEAHPLAKRIDLVQGSAIDPDIVAKVKAMAAGAKNPLVILDSNHTHEHVMAELRAYAPLVRAGSYCIVMDTGIEDMPEGFYPNRPWNKTANPKTAVWEYLKECDRFEIDQSIQDRLLITVAPDGYLKCIKD from the coding sequence ATGACCTCACCCGCTTCCGACAATCCCCCCGCCGCCGACATGACGCAGATGCGCCGGATGGGCATGAACTTCCTGCGCGACACGGCGGGCATCCGCTACACGTACAACTTCAAATGGCTCGGCGTGCCGATCATCCAGTGCCCGCAGGACATCGTCAGCGTGCAGGAGATCCTCTGGAGCGTCAAGCCCGATGTCGTCATCGAGACCGGCGTCGCGCACGGGGGCTCGCTGATTCTCTCGGCTTCGATCCTCGCCCTGCTCGGCGGCGAAGGCCGGGTGATCGGCGTCGACATCGACATCCGCCCGCACAACCGCGCGGTCATCGAAGCGCATCCGCTGGCCAAGCGCATCGACCTGGTGCAGGGGTCGGCGATCGACCCGGACATCGTGGCGAAGGTCAAAGCGATGGCGGCGGGGGCGAAGAACCCCTTGGTCATCCTCGATTCCAATCACACGCATGAGCATGTCATGGCGGAGCTGCGGGCGTACGCCCCGCTGGTCCGCGCGGGCAGTTACTGCATCGTGATGGACACCGGGATCGAGGACATGCCCGAAGGGTTTTATCCGAATCGGCCGTGGAACAAGACGGCGAACCCGAAGACGGCGGTGTGGGAATATCTCAAGGAATGCGACCGGTTCGAGATCGATCAGTCGATTCAGGATCGCCTGCTCATCACGGTCGCGCCGGACGGGTATCTCAAATGCATCAAGGACTGA
- a CDS encoding aminotransferase class I/II-fold pyridoxal phosphate-dependent enzyme: protein MERIPVAGPWITEREVRYAADAAEHGWYHRAGDYPKRFEQALAQYIGVEHAVSLPHCTAGIHLALVAMKVGPGDEVIVPDATWIASAAPINYVGATPVFVDVDRRTWCMDAAAFENAITPRTKAVIPVNLYGSMPDWPAIRRVADRHKVRIIEDAAEAIGSTLGGRKAGSFGDVGVYSFHGSKTLTTGEGGMLTTNDKALFDRILFLRDHGRPPGDRYFRNTEVAFKYKMSPLQAAVGLAQIERIEELVARKREIFAWYAEYLKDVPGVTLNAEPIGVRNSYWMVTAIVDAKYGLTSRDLMARFDEHQIDTRPFFAPLTSLPAYANHPQVDSAAKRNVVSYDLCPRGLNLPSAMCLTREQVERVCQVLKGILSSVEN from the coding sequence ATGGAGCGGATTCCCGTCGCCGGGCCGTGGATCACCGAGCGCGAGGTGCGCTACGCCGCCGACGCCGCGGAGCACGGGTGGTACCACCGTGCGGGGGACTATCCCAAACGATTCGAGCAGGCGCTGGCGCAGTACATCGGCGTGGAGCATGCGGTGAGTCTGCCGCACTGCACGGCGGGGATTCATCTGGCGCTCGTCGCCATGAAAGTCGGGCCGGGCGACGAGGTGATCGTGCCGGATGCGACATGGATCGCGTCGGCGGCGCCGATCAACTACGTCGGCGCGACGCCGGTATTCGTCGATGTGGATCGGCGGACGTGGTGCATGGATGCGGCGGCGTTCGAGAATGCGATCACGCCGCGGACGAAGGCGGTCATTCCCGTCAACCTGTACGGTTCGATGCCCGACTGGCCGGCGATTCGTCGCGTGGCGGATCGACACAAGGTCCGGATCATCGAAGACGCCGCGGAGGCGATCGGTTCGACGCTCGGCGGGCGCAAGGCCGGGAGCTTCGGCGACGTCGGCGTGTACAGCTTTCATGGATCGAAAACGCTGACGACCGGCGAAGGCGGCATGCTCACGACGAACGACAAGGCCCTGTTCGACCGCATCCTGTTTCTGCGCGATCACGGGCGCCCGCCGGGCGATCGGTACTTTCGCAATACGGAAGTGGCGTTCAAATACAAGATGAGCCCGCTTCAGGCGGCGGTGGGCTTGGCGCAGATCGAGCGCATCGAAGAATTGGTCGCGCGGAAACGGGAAATTTTCGCGTGGTATGCGGAGTATTTGAAGGATGTGCCGGGCGTGACGCTCAACGCCGAGCCGATCGGCGTGCGGAACAGTTACTGGATGGTCACCGCGATCGTCGATGCGAAGTACGGATTGACGAGCCGGGATCTGATGGCGCGGTTTGATGAGCATCAGATCGATACGCGGCCGTTCTTCGCGCCGCTGACTTCGCTGCCGGCGTATGCGAATCACCCGCAGGTTGATTCGGCGGCAAAGCGGAATGTCGTGTCGTACGACCTGTGCCCGCGCGGGCTGAATCTGCCGTCGGCGATGTGCCTGACCCGCGAGCAGGTGGAGCGGGTTTGTCAGGTGTTGAAGGGGATTCTGTCTTCCGTTGAGAATTGA
- a CDS encoding glycosyltransferase, which produces MAGRRGRQRRRTMPDAMRPMNDAPFFTIGLPTYNRADFLRECLAHLLQQSFPDFELVIADNCSTDHTPDVVASFSDPRIRYVRHDQNVGGFENFRFLTRRIRGQYFVVNQDDDLLHHDFLRRCHAAVAPHDDIVLYATPLWRGDLVNNMTSVLLMDPVASSTDRILSDEPFILDGRRVAVGMLHSFIFMHPALAFKSSDFLAIGGYSDAAPAVSDLITTARLLLRGRMAYDPRVGAIFRHHGGNFSHNMSVEDRRLRYADRYNPVIAELESAGVDWRTDLAADLARMAQADRMELMRTWLRTGAPKSMIDLLWSALRTECDSSFKLYRMLSRRLGLRRTIRLAIGG; this is translated from the coding sequence ATGGCCGGTCGTCGGGGCCGCCAACGCCGCCGAACGATGCCCGATGCGATGCGCCCCATGAACGATGCACCTTTTTTCACCATCGGTTTGCCGACCTACAACCGCGCCGATTTCCTGCGCGAATGTCTTGCCCATCTGCTCCAGCAATCCTTCCCCGACTTCGAACTGGTCATCGCCGACAACTGCTCCACCGATCACACACCCGACGTCGTCGCCTCCTTCTCCGACCCGCGCATCCGGTACGTCCGCCACGATCAAAACGTCGGCGGATTCGAGAACTTCCGCTTCCTGACCCGCCGGATTCGCGGGCAGTACTTCGTCGTCAATCAGGACGATGACCTGCTTCATCATGACTTTCTGCGCCGTTGTCACGCCGCCGTTGCGCCGCATGATGACATCGTTCTCTACGCGACGCCCCTCTGGCGCGGCGACCTCGTCAACAACATGACCTCCGTCCTGCTCATGGACCCCGTCGCCTCGTCAACCGATCGCATCCTCAGCGACGAACCGTTCATCCTCGACGGCCGGCGCGTCGCCGTCGGCATGCTCCATTCTTTCATCTTCATGCACCCCGCGCTGGCGTTTAAGTCCTCCGACTTCCTCGCCATCGGCGGCTACTCCGACGCCGCGCCGGCCGTGTCCGACCTGATCACCACCGCCCGGCTTCTTCTGCGCGGGCGCATGGCCTATGACCCCCGCGTCGGCGCGATCTTCCGTCATCACGGCGGCAACTTCTCGCACAACATGAGCGTCGAAGATCGTCGCCTGCGCTATGCCGACCGTTACAACCCCGTCATTGCCGAACTCGAATCCGCCGGCGTCGACTGGCGCACCGACCTCGCCGCCGACCTCGCCCGCATGGCGCAGGCCGATCGCATGGAACTGATGCGCACCTGGCTCCGAACCGGCGCGCCCAAGTCGATGATCGATCTGCTCTGGTCCGCCCTGCGCACCGAGTGCGACTCATCCTTCAAACTCTACCGCATGCTCTCCCGCCGCCTCGGCCTCCGCCGCACGATTCGACTCGCCATCGGCGGATGA